In Providencia hangzhouensis, the DNA window AAATCGGTGATACCTTCACACAAGGTGAAGAGCTCAAATTTACGGGTATTCCTAACTTTGCCCCTGAATTATTCCGCCGTATTCGCTTACGTGATCCGCTAAAACAAAAACAACTGTTAAAAGGCCTCGTTCAGTTATCTGAAGAGGGTGCAGTACAGGTGTTCCGCCCGTTAACTAACAATGATTTAATTGTTGGTGCGGTAGGTGTGCTGCAGTTTGACGTGGTGGTTTCGCGTTTGAAAAGCGAATATAACGTTGAAGCTATTTATGAAGCCGTTAACGTTTCTACTGCGCGTTGGGTTGAGTGTGATGATGCGAAGAAATTCGAAGAGTTTAAACGCAAAAATGAGCAAAACTTAGCCCTTGATGGTGGCGACAACTTGTCTTATATCGCACCGACTATGGTGAATTTGAACCTGACTAGTGAACGTTACCCTGACGTTAAATTCCGCAAAACACGCGAACACTAATTGTGTTTATGACCCACGACTAGCATAGTTAGTGGGTCATCTTATTTCGAACTTCATTTAAAGCAACTTTCCCTGTTTTTTTATGCTTATCATCAAGAATATTCTGTCTTTATCACCTTTCTCTTTATTTTTTATGTTTTTTTACTTAGGCTATATTATTCGTTGTCCATTGCAGTGAAAGGAAGGTTTTTATGAAAAAAGCAAAACTATTGAGTTTGTTAGGAGTTATTGGGTTGAGCTGGGCGCTCGCGGCTTGTAGCTCATCATCAGATAGCGCTTTGAAAAAACAAGCCTCAGAAACCTGGGACAGTGCATCTAAGACCGTTGAAATGGCAGGTAAAGATACTGGGAATGCCATTTCGAGTGGCGCTAAAAACACCGGTGACTACATTGATGACTCCGCGATTACGGCGGATGTAAAAGGAAAATTACTGGGTACGAAAGGTATTTCGAGTAACAGCGTATCAGTAAAAACAGTCAATGGTGTTGTTTACTTATCAGGCTTTGTTAAATCAGCCGATCAAATTGATAAAATTACCCAAGTGGCATCGCAAGTCAATGGGGTAAAATCAGTACAAAATGGTTTAGTCATCGCTAACTAATCAGTAAATAAATGTCTCAATAGCTCATATTGCTGAATATTTATTGTACAATGCGGATAGAATGGGCTTTCAAAGGGAAGCTCATTCTGTTTTTGAGCTATTTAAAGTGAACTTCTGTCATTCAGAGGCATTATGGGAAAACACGTTTCAGTTACACTCGGCACGATTGAGCCGCTTGCATTCTTTGATAATATCAACTCGGGAAAAACTGCCCTGATTTGTGAAGGTGGCGGTCAACGAGGAATTTTTACTGCGGGTGTACTGGATGAGTTTCTTATCTCTGATTTCAACCCTTTTGACCTGATGATAGGCACTTCAGCTGGGGCTCAAAATCTTTCTGCGTATATTTGTGGGCAAGCAGGTTATGCACGCCGTGTGATCACGCGTTATACGACTAATTCGGCATTTTTCAATCCACTGCGCTTTATCCGCGGCGGTCATCTGATTGATTTAGATTGGCTCGTCGACACCACAGCAAAGGAATTCCCATTACGTATACAAGCAGGGCTCGATTTATTAAATTCAGGCCGTGAATTCTATATGGGAGCAAGCCGCAGTGATGATTTTTCCGCTGCTTTTCTAAAGCCTGACGCAGACAACTGGCTCGATATTATTCGTGCATCCAGCGCTATTCCGGGCTTTTATCGTGAAGGTGTCGAATTTGATGGCACGCTTTACCAAGATGGTGGCATTAGTGCTGCTATCCCAGTTGAAGAGGCATACCGCCGCGGTGCAGAGACTATTGTGGTGATCCGTACCGTTCCTTCCCAAATGTATTTTACCCCTGAATGGGTGAAAAGAATGACTCGGTGGCTGGAAGGGGATAAAAATGGCCTACAACGTATGGCCGCGATGCTAAAAGTTCATCTGAAAAGCTACCGTAGAACACAAGAATTTATTGAAAACCCACCAAAAGATGTACAGGTCTTTGAGATTTATCCACCTGTTCCACTGAAAAGTAGTGCGCTGGGTAGTAAGGTATCTTCGCTTAATCAAGATTACCATACGGGGCGCCGGTGTGGTCGCTATTTTATTGCAGCACTGGGTGATGCCTTTGACCACAACACAAATCGCTTTAGCCATACTTTGGCACAGAAAATTGAGTCTAACCCATTAGATATTCAGCTTGAGCCACAAGTACCGAATGAGCTCATTCCTGAATTGGCGGCGGAGCCTGTTACCTCAATGCCTTTGGCCGCAATATCCGCAAATGAAAATCGTGATGGCTAAACGTCAATTTATTGATACTCATTGCCATTTTGATTTCCCACCTTTTAGTGATTCCTTCACTGAAAGTTTGCAGCTTGCTCAACAAAGTGGGGTGAGTGATATTATCATTCCTACAGTGAGTATGGATAATTTTGCACGAGTTTGGCAACTGGCACAGCAGTACCCGCAGCTGCATGCCGCTATGGGGTTTCATCCGTTATATTTGAGTCAGTTTCAAGAGCAACATATTGATATATTGACTGATTATCTAGCTAAAAAGAATAAAAAGTGTGTGGCGATAGGGGAGATTGGGCTTGACCTCTATATGCAAAACCCGCAATTTGAGCGCCAGCAAGTGGTGTTGTCCGCACAATTAAAGTTAGCGAAACAGTTTGATTTACCAGTTATTTTACATTCACGTAAAAGCCATGACCCATTAGCTGCGATGCTACGTCGTTTTGATGTCCCAGCTCGTGGCGTTGTGCATGGTTTTGCCGGCAGTCTATCTCAAGCCCAAGCCTTTGTTAAACTTGGCTATTATATTGGTGTTGGTGGCACAATTACTTATGACAGAGCGAATAAAACTCGCCATGTGATGTCGCAACTCCCTTTGACTTCATTATTATTCGAAACGGATGCCCCTGATATGCCAGTTTCAGGTTTTCAAGGCGAACCAAATCGTCCTGAACGTATTGAGTGGGTTTTTCGTTCATTATGTGAGCTTCGCCACGAATCCCCTGCAGAAATAGCCCAACAACTTTACAACAATAGTTTGTCGTTATTTAATCTCACCAAGTAAAATCGCATACGGAATCATAAATAATATTTATATAATTTCACTAATTGGCTATTAAAATCTATTTAGTTTTTATTGTGCTTAATTGGGACTTTAGTGCCTTTACAGATTAAACTGAATAGTTTTTGTGACTTTTGTCACATTATGTGAATTTTTGTTGTTTATTGCAGTATGTATTTGTGATGAGTATTGCGGGTTATTGGTGATGACTAGGTATAATCATCAAATTAAGAGTCAAGGTGACTTACACGTTTCCTTATATATCAACCTAAAATAAAGTGAACAGGGATCCTTCCATGCAGCTCATTATGAGTATTATCGGAATGGCGGTACTTATCGCGATAGCTATTCTATTTTCCAGCAATCGCCGAGCAATTAGACTACGCACAGTTGGCGGCGCATTTTTAATTCAATTAGCCATTGGTGCATTTGTTCTTTATGTTCCAGCGGGGCGTAGTGTGCTCCAAGGGATGTCTGACGCGGTTTCTAAAGTTATTGGATATGGTCAAGATGGGATGAGCTTCATCTTTGGCGGCCTTGTTTCCGATAAAATGTTTGAACTGTTTGGTGGCGGTGGCTTTATTTTCGCTTTCCGCGTTTTACCAATTATTGTTTTCTTCTCATCATTAATTGCTGTCCTTTATTATTTAGGGATCATGCAGTTAGTGATTAAAGTTCTTGGTGGTGGTCTGCAAAAAATATTGGGAACCTCAAGAACAGAATCGTTATCTGCAACAGCAAATATTTTTGTTGGGCAAACGGAAGCACCATTGGTTGTTCGCCCTTATATTGCAACAATGACGACATCAGAGCTGTTTGCCATTATGTGTGGTGGTTTAGCTTCTGTAGCGGGTTCAGTTTTGGCCGGCTACGCCCAAATGGGTGTACCAATGGAATACCTGATTGCTGCCTCCTTTATGGCCGCTCCAGGTGGTTTATTATTCGCCAAACTGATGGTTCCAGAAACAGAAGATGTAAAAGATAGGGTTGATGCGACAGATTTAGTCGCTGAAGATGAACGCCCTGCCAATATCATTGATGCGGCCGCTTCTGGGGCATCATCAGGGATGCAACTAGCGCTGAACGTGGGGGCAATGTTATTGGCCTTTATCGCTTTGATTGCATTGATCAATGGCATCTTAGGTGGTATTGGTGGCTGGTTTGATTATCCACAATTATCACTGGAATTATTATTAGGTTGGCTATTTGCCCCAATCGCATACTTGATTGGTGTGCCGTGGAGTGAAGCGACAATTGCCGGTTCTTTTATCGGCCAAAAAGTTGTTGTGAATGAGTTTGTCGCATTCATGAACTTCGGTGAATACATGAAAGCGGATGCTGAAGTACTGGCGGCAGGTAAACAAGTGCTTTCCGACCATACTAAAGCGATTATTTCGTTTGCATTATGTGGTTTTGCTAACCTTTCATCCGTCGCTATCTTACTCGGTGGTTTAGGCGGAATGGCGCCAAATCGCCGTGGTGATGTCGCTCGTTTAGGTATGAAAGCGGTTATGGCTGGTACCCTGTCTAACTTAATGAGTGCAACCATTGCTGGCTTTTTCTTGACGTTAGGCGCAGCAGCCGTAATTTAATTTATATTTGCTATCAGCTAATCCAATTAAACGGAAGGGGATTAATCCTTCCGTTTTCATTTTGATTCGTTATATTCTTTTATGACTTTTTATATCAATCGTAAATTTTCAACTATTCTTAACTTAGTCAATCAATGATAAAGAAAATATTGAAAAAGCCATTTGAGAGAAGAATTGATGGCGATAGATGGTATAATTTGATCTATATCACATTTTTTATTTTAATAATGTAACATTCAGTCGATTAATGTGATTTGTAGCACATAAAATGGCATCATTCCATGGTCAAATAGGCATTAGTAAGCTGCTATGGAACTGCTAGTTCTCAGAGTCTAGGACTCTAGGGCATGATGCGGTGAGAAGGATCTCAGCTGCTCAGTTCGGAAAGAATCCGACTAGCATCTTTAAGGAACCAAGCCCGCTCGCCAACAAAGAACGTGTCGTTCTGAAGAATTAACAACGTTGGAGAGTTATATGACTGATTTAAAAGCGGCCGCACAACGCGCGCTGTCACTTATGGATTTAACCACTTTAAATGATGACGATACTGATGCGAAAGTCATCGCACTGTGTCATCAGGCGAAAAGCCCAGCAGGCAATACCGCTGCAATCTGTATTTACCCTCGTTTTATTCCCATTGCACGTAAAACATTACGTGAGCAAGGCACTCCAGATGTGCGTATTGCAACGGTTACGAATTTCCCACACGGTAACGATGATATTGATATCGCATTAGCTGAAACCAAAGCAGCAATTGCTTACGGTGCGGATGAAGTTGATGTTGTTTTCCCTTATCGTGCGCTGATTGCCGGTAATGAACAAATTGGTTTTGATTTAGTGAAAGCCTGTAAAGACGCTTGTGCGGCTGCGAATGTGTTGCTGAAAGTAATCATTGAGACAGGTGAGTTAAAAGATGCAGCACTAATCCGTAAGGCTTCTGAAATTTCAATTAAAGCGGGCGCTGATTTTATTAAAACCTCGACAGGTAAAGTACCTGTTAATGCAACATTAGAAAGCGCGGAAATCATGATGCAAGTCATCCGTGATATGGGCGTTGAAAAAACAGTCGGCTTTAAACCTGCTGGTGGTGTACGTACCGCAGAAGAAGCAGCAGAATACTTAGCGTTAGCGGGACGAATTTTAGGTGACAATTGGGCAGATAGCCGCCACTTCCGTTTTGGTGCTTCTAGCCTATTAGCAAATTTATTAAATACGCTAGGTTTTGACGTTAAAAAATCAAGCAGCAGTTATTAATTTTCGCAATATTGTTAGCCGATAAATTCGACTTTAAAGGAGAATATTGTGTTTCTGGCACAAGAAATTATCCGTAAAAAACGTGATGGTAAGCCATTAAGCGAAGAAGAAATTCGTTTCTTTATCAATGGTGTTCGCGATAACTCAGTTTCAGAAGGTCAAATTGCTGCATTGGCAATGACTATCTATTTTAATGATATGACCATGCCTGAGCGCGTTGCATTAACGTTAGCAATGCGTGATTCAGGTACGGTTCTGAACTGGAAATCACTCAACCTCAATGGCCCATTAGTTGATAAACACTCAACTGGCGGCGTGGGTGATGTGACTTCACTGATGCTTGGCCCTATGGTCGCTGCTTGTGGCGGTTATGTACCGATGATCTCAGGCCGTGGTTTAGGCCATACTGGTGGAACACTAGACAAGCTTGAAGCGATCCCTAATTTCGATATCTTCCCGGATGACCTTCGTTTCCGCGACATTATCAAAGATGTCGGGGTGGCAATTATTGGGCAAACTAATTCATTAGCACCTGCCGATAAACGTTTCTATGCGACCCGTGATATTACAGCGACAGTGGATTCAATTCCGCTAATTACCGCTTCAATCTTAGGTAAAAAATTGGCTGAAGGCCTTGATGCTCTGGTGATGGACGTTAAAGTCGGCTCAGGCGCATTTATGCCAACTTATGAGAAGTCAGAAGAGTTGGCTGAGTCAATTGTGAAGGTCGCTAATGGGGCGGGTTGTAAAACTACGGCATTATTGACTGACATGAATGAAGTGCTAGCTTCCAGCGCAGGTAACGCAGTTGAAGTTCGTGAAGCGGTTCAATTCTTAACGGGTGAATACCGTAACCCACGTCTTTATGAAGTCACCATGGCGTTATGTGTAGAAATGCTGGTATCTGGTTCATTAGCAGCAAACCGCGAAGAAGCACGCCAAAAATTACAGGCAGTATTAGACAATGGTAAAGCGGCAGAAGTGTTTGGCCGTATGGTAGCAGCTCAAAAAGGGCCTGCTGATTTTGTTGAAAATTACAACAAATACCTGCCGACTGCGGTACTGAGCAAAGCCGTTTATGCACCAAAAGATGGCATTATCACGCAAATGGATACACGTGCGCTGGGAATGTCCGTAGTGACGTTAGGCGGTGGTCGCCGTAAAGCGACAGACCCAATTGATTATAGCGTTGGTTTGAGTGATATCGCTGCGTTAGGCGCCAAAGTGGATACCCAAACGCCACTGGCAATTATCCATGCAAATAGTGAAAAAGCGTGGGAAGAAGCGGCGAAAGAAGTGCGTGAAGCGATGGTGATTGGAGACAAATCTCCTGAAACAACACCAATGGTTTATCGCCAAATCAGCGAGTAATACAAATAGATTTTAGTGGTATATCGTTTTAAAAATACCGCAGGAGAAAAATATGAAACGCACATTTATTATGGTTTTGGATTCCTTTGGGATCGGTGCAGCACATGATGCACATAAATTTGGTGATGAAGGTTCCAATACATTGGGTCACATCGCAGATGCTTGCGCCCGTGGCGAAGCGGATATTGGTCGTAAAGGGCCTCTGCATTTACCTAATTTAACAAAATTAGGTTTAGGTAAAGCAGGAGAAGAATCAAGCGGTTCATTCCCTGCAGGTCTTGACCCTAATGCAGAAATTATTGGTGCGTATGGTTATGCGAGCGAAATTTCTTCAGGCAAAGATACGCCATCAGGCCACTGGGAAATCGCAGGTGTTCCTGTGTTATTCGATTGGGGATATTTTTCTGATGAAGAAAATAGTTTCCCTCAAGAGTTACTGGATACGTTAGTTGAGAAAGCGAATTTACCGGGTTACTTAGGTAACTGCCACTCATCAGGTACGGTTATTTTGGATCAACTGGGTGAAGAGCATATGAAAACCGGGAAACCTATTTTCTATACCTCTGCTGACTCCGTATTCCAAATTGCGTGTCACGAAGAAACTTACGGCTTAGATAAACTGTATGAGCTGTGTGAAATTGCGCGTGAAGAGTTAACCAAAGGTGGTTATAACATTGGCCGTGTTATCGCGCGTCCATTTGTTGGCGACAAAGCGGGTAACTTCACACGTACAGGTAACCGTCATGATTTAGCGGTAGAGCCACCAGCACCAACCGTATTGAAAAAATTAGTTGATGAAAAACAAGGTGAAGTTGTTTCTATCGGTAAAATTGCGGATATTTACGCTCATGTCGGTATCACCAAGAAAATTAAAGCCACTGGTATCGATGCGCTATTCGATGCAACGGTAGAAGAAATGAAACTGGCAGGTGACAACACTATCGTTTTCACTAACTTTGTGGACTTTGACTCTGCATATGGCCACCGCCGTGATGTGGCAGGTTATGCTGCGGCATTAGAATTATTTGACCGCCGTTTACCTGAACTAATGAAATTAGTTAAAGAAGACGACATTCTAATTTTAACGGCAGACCACGGTTGTGACCCAACCTGGCCAGGTACAGACCATACCCGTGAGCACATCCCAGTGTTGATTTATGGTCCAAAAGTGAAACCAGGTTCATTAGGTCACCGTGAAACTTTCGCAGATATTGGCCAGACTGTCGCGAAATACTTTGATTTGTCGCCGATGGATTATGGTAAACCAATGCTCTAACACCCATTACCCGTCATACTTTGAGCTGTAGCGGTGTTGGCTGCATAAAATCCCCCTAGTCACATACTGATGTATGCTCATAGGGATGATTTTCTTTGCCGCCTAGCTACAACTCAAATTATTTAGGGTAATAGGTAAGTATGAAAGGTAGTGAGCGAGCTATTGAAGGGTAATAAGCTAGCTGTAGTTCGTTGGCTACGATTCAAATTGCTTAGGCCAGTAAGATACAGATTATTAATAATAAGGTGGGAAGCCACCTTATTCATTTGAAAATATTTAATCGTTTAAAGGGAAATAATCATGGCAACTCCACATATTAATGCAGAAATGGGTGATTTCGCTGATGTCGTTCTGATGCCAGGCGATCCATTACGTGCAAAATACATCGCTGAAACCTTCCTTCAGGATGTTCGCCAAGTCAATAATGTGCGTGGCATGTTAGGTTTTACAGGGACTTATAAAGGTCGTAAAATTTCTGTTATGGGTCACGGTATGGGGATCCCTTCATGCTCCATTTATGCGAAAGAACTGATCACTGATTTTGGTGTAAAAGTGATTATTCGTGTGGGTTCATGTGGCGCAGTAATGGATGACGTAAAATTGCGTGATGTTGTGATCGGTATGGGCGCTTGTACTGATTCACGCGTTAACCGTCAACGCTTTAAAGAAAATGATTTTGCAGCGATCGCAGACTATGACTTAGTTCATAATGCCGTTGAAGCAGCAAAAGCAAGAAACGTGAATGTACGTGTGGGTAACCTATTCTCAGCAGACCTATTCTACTCACCAGATCCTGATATGTTCAAAGTGATGGAAAAATACGGCATCCTGGGCGTTGAAATGGAAGCCGCGGGTATCTATGGTGTTGCCGCGGAGTTTGGCGCACGCGCACTGACGATTTGTACTGTTTCTGATCACATCAAAACTGGCGAACAAACAACATCAGAAGAACGTCAAACCACATTCAATGAAATGATTGAGATTGCACTGGATTCAGTGTTGTTAGGCGATAAATAGTCGTTAATTACATACTGAGATGATTTTTTAAATGCCACGTATAGCGTGGCATTTTTTGTGAAATAAAAGCTCTAAATCCCCGAAATGATCATGTCAACAGCCGAAATAATTTTTGCATGAACATTCGGGATGATACAGACGAGGTCACGTGGTTTAAGTTTATTAATGGAAATAGTGGTTATGGATTTAGTGATAATTACATGGTGAATACCATTAATATAAACCACAGGGGTTAGAGCCTTAACTTGTGAATTGTTATGCAATAATGGCGATATAGGCATGATAACACGTGAGTGATAGTCACTCAGTAGGTCATTTTGGATATCAATAAGATAAGGATATTGGTCTTTCGACCTGATTGATTTATTACGATAAACAGCATATTGAGGCATTAAATCACCCCATACTCATTATCATCAGTAAATAGCCCTGCTTGTTGTTCAAATTCGTTAAAGCTATCAATGTTTGTTCTATTTTTTTCTTTCCATTTGGCATCAGAGCTTTGTTTGATAGTAAGGGGGAAATCTTGTTGTAGGTTTGCCTTATTTTGCATCTCAGTGAAATGATTTTGCGTTTTCATGGGCTACCTTAAATTAAGTGGATAAGATGGGTATTACTTTAGGGTAGCACCACTATGCTGGCAACTGCGCTGGGCGTTTTAAGACTAACTTTTTATCCGGCTCATCATCACGGCATCAACATATTGCCCATCACGAAATGCATAATCTTTCATGCGGCCTTCTAGCTCGAAGCCAAACTTTTCATACAGCCCAATGCCACTGCCATTTGCTGCGAATACTTCTAGCTCTATGCGATGGACATTGAGCCAGTTATCGCAGTAATCCACCATTACTTGCATCAGTTGTGAGCCAATACCTTTGCCTTGGTGAGTTTCACTAACGGTAATTCCGAAAGTTGCAACATGGCGACGGCGCACTTGGCTCGGTTGGCTAATTACAAGCAAACCCACAACGTCGTCACCAATAGTAGCAACAAACTGGGTAACGAGCGGGTCATTTGCCCCAAGGCGAGCCTCCCACGTTTTTTCTGTTGGGTAAGGTAGCTGTAAGGTGTTGGCATACGCCGAATAGGCAGCGTGCATCTGGGTAACTGCCGGGACATCGTTTAATGTTGCTCTGCGGATGGTTATGTTGCCCACATCAAGTCTCTTTATCATTATTTATTACATATAAGGATGTTAATCCCACTCAATTGCCGCTGTGTCAATTAGATTATGCTAGATGTCAATGTGTTATTTAAATATACCATCTATGCATGGGAGTAGCGCTATCTGATATCGAATGTTTATCTATTTATCTATTATTTCTAAATATAATTTTCTATTAAAAAAGAGGAATAAAATTATGGGGATTAATTTCATGAAAAATGATACAAAGATAGTCAGCAGTGACACATTGGCTATAATGATTCAAAAGAAAGGAAATAAAGATAGCATAACTAAAAAAACAAAAAAAATAATTACTAATGAAATAGAAAGGTTAATACAGACTAAATCAGAAGAAAATTCAAAGATGTTATGTAGTAGCTGGTTATCTTTGGATAAGATAAAGTCTTATAAAGTAAAGCAAGAGTTAATGATGTGTTTTTCTGATAATATGATTAAAGTTGATAATGCTCACCCAACCATAGGGAGTAGAAAATCAAATCATGAGGTTAATGAACCTATAGCTTTATCAGGAGAAGACAATCAAAAATCAAACAGTAGTAATGGTATTGAAAAAGGAAAACCAATGAATCTAAATGATAATTATTTAGATTCATCATCTATAGATGGAGAATTACAGTTGAGGATATCACTTAACTGTGACTCTTCTATAAAGAAACTGAAAGAGTCTTTGATATCTTACTTGGCAGGAAAGGAAATAACGGAATGTAAAATCAAAAAAATCACAAAACTAATTGATGAGTTAAATAAAAAACAAGATTTAATCGTGATTAAAACAAGAATAGCAGAAGCGTTTGGAATTACTTCATTAAATGATAGTAATCCTGAAGAAATAGTGAATATCTTCATTGGTAAACTAAATGGTAAAATTAGTAATATTGAATTTAAAAATAAGGCTACATCAACTACTGATCTGATGGAATTCCATATTAAAAATATTTTAAATTACAATGACTTAATGGATGATTTTAAACCGGAAATCCCTATTGAATTAAAGGCGGACATTGATTCGGCTATTGAGAAAAATGATTTTCATAGAGTTAAATCTCTATTGAATAAAATAAAAAGAAATAAAGTTTCAGATATTTACTCATCAGTCAGAAGTTACTTGAGGTATGGGAAAATTTTTCCGAATGGAAGTGACGATGATGAGAAAATAGAAAAAATCATTCATGAGATAGAAAACCCAAGTGTTAAACACAGAATTTTAAATTTCTTTATGGATATGAAATTTAAAATATTAAAATTATATAATAAATTATTTTAAATGGACTCTGCTTAGAGAGTTATATGAAAAAAGTCAATCTTAGAAAGAATGGCTAACAGCTGTTTGATAGCCATTCTTTTATTTATTAGGCAATCAAGGCGTCATCATAAATACTTTTGAATTTCGCCCTAAATATTGATGTGCTAAACGGTTAATATCCTCAACCGTGAGTTGGCGAATAATATCTTGCTCTTGGTTTAACCGCTGAAATTGACCATCATCGCTGGCAATCTGCGCTAGAGCCTCAGTCCAGTAGCTCGAGCTATCAGTGACTTGTGAATTTTCAGTGAGCCAAGTATTTTTCGCTTCGGTTAATTCTTTTTCACTTATACCCGTTTGACGAATTTGCCCAATCGTTTTTTGGGCGATTTGCGTCATTTCCTGTGCACGTTCTGGCGAGGTGGTGAAATTCAAGCGCGCGAGGTAATACGGTTGCGGTTTCTTCGCGAGCATCTGTGAAAAGCCAAGCGCATAAATACCACTCGCTTTCTCACGTAGTTCACCACGTAAGCGTTGGCTCACAATGGTATCAATTAATTGAATCGCTAAGCTGTCTTGCTGGTTCCAGACAGCAGGTGACGCGAACTGAATACTCACCATGCTCTTATCGCTGCTGCTGATAGGATAAGTTTTATTAAAACTCGCCATTTTTGGCATGATCCCTTGGTCGCGAGATACCAGTTTTTGGTTACTGTGTGGCAGTGAGGCAACCCATTGCTCTAACAGAGGTTTTAGATCACGGCTATTCATTGCACCTGTAATGACCAGTGTCATATCTGCTGTTGAGGTGAGTAATTGGCGGTTA includes these proteins:
- a CDS encoding BON domain-containing protein, yielding MKKAKLLSLLGVIGLSWALAACSSSSDSALKKQASETWDSASKTVEMAGKDTGNAISSGAKNTGDYIDDSAITADVKGKLLGTKGISSNSVSVKTVNGVVYLSGFVKSADQIDKITQVASQVNGVKSVQNGLVIAN
- a CDS encoding patatin-like phospholipase family protein, with product MGKHVSVTLGTIEPLAFFDNINSGKTALICEGGGQRGIFTAGVLDEFLISDFNPFDLMIGTSAGAQNLSAYICGQAGYARRVITRYTTNSAFFNPLRFIRGGHLIDLDWLVDTTAKEFPLRIQAGLDLLNSGREFYMGASRSDDFSAAFLKPDADNWLDIIRASSAIPGFYREGVEFDGTLYQDGGISAAIPVEEAYRRGAETIVVIRTVPSQMYFTPEWVKRMTRWLEGDKNGLQRMAAMLKVHLKSYRRTQEFIENPPKDVQVFEIYPPVPLKSSALGSKVSSLNQDYHTGRRCGRYFIAALGDAFDHNTNRFSHTLAQKIESNPLDIQLEPQVPNELIPELAAEPVTSMPLAAISANENRDG
- a CDS encoding TatD family hydrolase, with product MAKRQFIDTHCHFDFPPFSDSFTESLQLAQQSGVSDIIIPTVSMDNFARVWQLAQQYPQLHAAMGFHPLYLSQFQEQHIDILTDYLAKKNKKCVAIGEIGLDLYMQNPQFERQQVVLSAQLKLAKQFDLPVILHSRKSHDPLAAMLRRFDVPARGVVHGFAGSLSQAQAFVKLGYYIGVGGTITYDRANKTRHVMSQLPLTSLLFETDAPDMPVSGFQGEPNRPERIEWVFRSLCELRHESPAEIAQQLYNNSLSLFNLTK
- a CDS encoding NupC/NupG family nucleoside CNT transporter, which produces MSIIGMAVLIAIAILFSSNRRAIRLRTVGGAFLIQLAIGAFVLYVPAGRSVLQGMSDAVSKVIGYGQDGMSFIFGGLVSDKMFELFGGGGFIFAFRVLPIIVFFSSLIAVLYYLGIMQLVIKVLGGGLQKILGTSRTESLSATANIFVGQTEAPLVVRPYIATMTTSELFAIMCGGLASVAGSVLAGYAQMGVPMEYLIAASFMAAPGGLLFAKLMVPETEDVKDRVDATDLVAEDERPANIIDAAASGASSGMQLALNVGAMLLAFIALIALINGILGGIGGWFDYPQLSLELLLGWLFAPIAYLIGVPWSEATIAGSFIGQKVVVNEFVAFMNFGEYMKADAEVLAAGKQVLSDHTKAIISFALCGFANLSSVAILLGGLGGMAPNRRGDVARLGMKAVMAGTLSNLMSATIAGFFLTLGAAAVI
- the deoC gene encoding deoxyribose-phosphate aldolase; the encoded protein is MTDLKAAAQRALSLMDLTTLNDDDTDAKVIALCHQAKSPAGNTAAICIYPRFIPIARKTLREQGTPDVRIATVTNFPHGNDDIDIALAETKAAIAYGADEVDVVFPYRALIAGNEQIGFDLVKACKDACAAANVLLKVIIETGELKDAALIRKASEISIKAGADFIKTSTGKVPVNATLESAEIMMQVIRDMGVEKTVGFKPAGGVRTAEEAAEYLALAGRILGDNWADSRHFRFGASSLLANLLNTLGFDVKKSSSSY
- the deoA gene encoding thymidine phosphorylase → MFLAQEIIRKKRDGKPLSEEEIRFFINGVRDNSVSEGQIAALAMTIYFNDMTMPERVALTLAMRDSGTVLNWKSLNLNGPLVDKHSTGGVGDVTSLMLGPMVAACGGYVPMISGRGLGHTGGTLDKLEAIPNFDIFPDDLRFRDIIKDVGVAIIGQTNSLAPADKRFYATRDITATVDSIPLITASILGKKLAEGLDALVMDVKVGSGAFMPTYEKSEELAESIVKVANGAGCKTTALLTDMNEVLASSAGNAVEVREAVQFLTGEYRNPRLYEVTMALCVEMLVSGSLAANREEARQKLQAVLDNGKAAEVFGRMVAAQKGPADFVENYNKYLPTAVLSKAVYAPKDGIITQMDTRALGMSVVTLGGGRRKATDPIDYSVGLSDIAALGAKVDTQTPLAIIHANSEKAWEEAAKEVREAMVIGDKSPETTPMVYRQISE
- the deoB gene encoding phosphopentomutase — protein: MKRTFIMVLDSFGIGAAHDAHKFGDEGSNTLGHIADACARGEADIGRKGPLHLPNLTKLGLGKAGEESSGSFPAGLDPNAEIIGAYGYASEISSGKDTPSGHWEIAGVPVLFDWGYFSDEENSFPQELLDTLVEKANLPGYLGNCHSSGTVILDQLGEEHMKTGKPIFYTSADSVFQIACHEETYGLDKLYELCEIAREELTKGGYNIGRVIARPFVGDKAGNFTRTGNRHDLAVEPPAPTVLKKLVDEKQGEVVSIGKIADIYAHVGITKKIKATGIDALFDATVEEMKLAGDNTIVFTNFVDFDSAYGHRRDVAGYAAALELFDRRLPELMKLVKEDDILILTADHGCDPTWPGTDHTREHIPVLIYGPKVKPGSLGHRETFADIGQTVAKYFDLSPMDYGKPML
- the deoD gene encoding purine-nucleoside phosphorylase, with the translated sequence MATPHINAEMGDFADVVLMPGDPLRAKYIAETFLQDVRQVNNVRGMLGFTGTYKGRKISVMGHGMGIPSCSIYAKELITDFGVKVIIRVGSCGAVMDDVKLRDVVIGMGACTDSRVNRQRFKENDFAAIADYDLVHNAVEAAKARNVNVRVGNLFSADLFYSPDPDMFKVMEKYGILGVEMEAAGIYGVAAEFGARALTICTVSDHIKTGEQTTSEERQTTFNEMIEIALDSVLLGDK
- a CDS encoding CcdB family protein — protein: MPQYAVYRNKSIRSKDQYPYLIDIQNDLLSDYHSRVIMPISPLLHNNSQVKALTPVVYINGIHHVIITKSITTISINKLKPRDLVCIIPNVHAKIISAVDMIISGI